The sequence below is a genomic window from Candidatus Poribacteria bacterium.
GCGGTGGATCGGGATAGATGCATCGATAACAGGGTCCTTTGCCCGGATAGAGAACGGTGACCCGTCCTTCAAACTGGAAGATGCTGCCATGCACAACCGGCTTTCCCAACATAGCAGACGCATCATTGAGGAGGTAACGGGTCGGTATGTTGTCGCACCCATCGACAATTAGATCGTATTGTTCCAGAATTTGGAAGGCGTTTTCCGAGGTGATGCGTTCATTGTAAGGAACGACCTTGACATCGGGATTCATCTCTGCGATAGTGGCTTCTGCAGATTTCGTTTTCGGGATGCCGATGTCGCTCGTGCCGTGCAAGATCTGGCGTTGTAAATTACTGAGATCGACGACATCGTCGTCAATGATGCCGATTGTGCCGACCCCTGCCGCAGCGAGGTAAACTCCAACCGGAGAACCGAGTCCGCCTGCACCAATGAGAAGTACCTTCGATTCAAGGAGCCGCGTCTGCCCCATCCCACCTACTTCTTTGAGGATAATGTGTCGGCTGTAGCGTTCAATTTGTTCGTTGGTAAAATTAAACATCTTAGCCTCCGAGATTGGCAAGGAGTTCTGAAATCGGTTTATCCGAATTCGCAGAGATTCGTAGGGCGAACCGTTCGCGTGCATCTTCAGAGGTGCGTTCTATTGTGAAATCTCCATCGCCGTACATCTGCTGTAGGACCGGGCTTAGGTCTGCCTCAACGGCTGCTGCGGTTTCCTGTGTATTCGGTGCAATATGGCGGTTGTTTATCATAAACAGGAGGTCTGCCCCGTTGAAATGCACTGCGTTTTCCAACTCCGCCGATGCTTCGAGTTGTTCACACTTGGAAAGCACCTCTGTGAGTGCTTCGCGAATCTTTTCTGAGTTATCGCCTTCAACTGCCTGTTTCCGGTTGTAGAGGAAACCGTGTTCATGGTAAGCATTGTCAATACTATAGTTGGCTTGCTTCAAAATCAACAATACACCCGGTCCGGCATCAACATGAGAATAATCGGCGTAATTCAGATAGTCGTCCGAATCGGCTTCTTCCATCCAGTGGTTAAAGACTTTGATGAAGTTGGTATAGTTGATATTGCTATCTTCAGTTGTGAAGACCTTGATGTTAATCTGCTGTAGATCCATTCTGCTAAAAAATTTCCTTTCGTGAGAGGGTAAACAAGGCTATTAGAGATATCTATTCTCTATAAAAAACACCGAGACTTCTATTAGACTGCGAGTTCTTGGAGGTTCTGCCCATCAATGCTAACAACGGTAACCTGTGTCGCCTCTAACCAGAAAATCTCGCCTTTGCTGTTACAGACACAGACTAATGCGTACTCGCCTTCTTCCACATCAGCCATTAAATTTCCGAGAAACATGTTCGGTTTCGAGGATTGAAAGACCCCAAACCCCGCGCCGAGCAGACAGCAACGTTTGCCGGTCTCTTTATGTTTAACGATTGTTGCCATTTATTTGTCCGTAAGTGTGTTGCATTTTAGTGCCATTATCTCTACTTTCCACTTCTTTATTATACTGCAAGTTGGTAGGAAAGTCAACTTATTGTAATGAGATCGGTCCCTCTGCCACGCGCGCGGTTTCTCCTCCTAACTCGTCAGCATCAGTTTTGAGGTTAAAGTTTTCGCGCTCTATCGGTTTGATTGAAAGTTGATAGCCGAGTGCTTTAAGAACGATTCCCAGTGTGTCAATTAGAGGTACCTCCTCGTTGGATAAGACCTTTGAGAGAAGTTGTGGGTCCATATCAACCTGCTTGGCAACTTTGGAAACTCCGCCTTGTGCTTCAACAATAGTATCAAGAGCATCCTTGACGACAGCAGCCCCCCCGTAGATATAATAATCGTCGAGAATAGCTTGGAGATAACCGATTGCCCTTTCTCGATCTGCCAGTTTTTTAACGAGGTAATCACGCCATGTTCCCATTTTTTGCATTAGTGTGACTCCTTGTATTGCAACCAATAGGTTTTCGCACGTTCAATGTCGCGTGCTTGTGATGACTTGTCGCCACCACAGAGCAGAAGAACTATCATGCTACCTCCCATGCCAAAATAGATTCGATAACCTGGTCCGAAGTTGAGACGCAACTCACAGACACCGTCACCAACAGATTTATAATCACCAAAATTACCGAATTTAAGGCGGTTAGCGCGTGCCCGAATTCGATCTTGTGTGTTCACATCTCGAATTGATTCTAACCATTCTGTGAAAGGTTGCTGACCATTTGGCGTACGGTAGATTTGTATTTCTCGTGGATGTGCGTCAGGCATTCTTGGCTAATTTATTTTTTGTGTGCAACCCTTGGCTCTATACAGCGTAAATTTGAAAAATTTAGGCGATTGCCTAACCCACCCGTTTTGGGCGCGGGCGGCAATCGCCTTCTTGTGAAACTTAGCTTCGAGGAACCACAACCTTAGAGTCTACTCACCCTTCCGAATGGTGAGGCGGTAGTGCTTTCCAACCTTCTTCGTGTCAACAATCTCATAACTATCGTTTTGATAGGGAAATCACTTTTATTTTTCATTCTGTTTCCGAACCTGTTCAATTTGACGTATTTCGTTCAAAAACGTTTCTTTATCAAGTGTTTCCATCCATTTATGTCGTTCAACAGAATAATCGCCTTTTCCATCTTTGTGCTGAAATATCTTTTCTAAAAGCGCGTGAACATCTGGATTCCGACGACGGAGTTCTTCCATCTCACCTTCCAGCAGCTTTTGTATGTTCATGTTTATTAATCTCCTCTAACCATGTATAAGGATTTTCAACACGGACACGAAGTTGTAAACGGAAGCGTTTTGCTCTTCTAAGCATCCGATCATCTGTTGTTAGAAGGATATCCGCCCTACCTCTTTCAGCACAAGCGATATGCAAAGCGTCCAACCACTTAAATCCCAATGATTCTAATTGTGTTCCGCGTGCTATTTCTGCTATCCCAACTGTGACATTTTGGTCTGCGAGATCCAACAACACTTCCATTTCAGCACGTAACGTTTTATTGGGAGTTTTGCTGATCTCATTCACTAGGGCAGTGCTAATAAGCCACTGCCACTGTGTTGTGAAGAACCGAGCAAGGATTATCTTAACAGCCTCAGTTTCTTGATGAATCCGTGCTTGTGTCTGATCGTTAAAAAGACGATTTAAGCAACACGTATCAAGATATATCTTACAGTTCTGAAGAAGCGTCTGCACACATTCACTCTGTTAAACGGATCTGTTCTTGGTGAGCTGACTATCGCTACTTACCTATCCTTTTCGGTGCGGTAACAGTTTGTAGAGATAGGTTACAAACCTACCCCTACAAATGATAAAACACATTACACTTTACTCGCCCTTCCGAATGGTAAGGCGGTAGTGTTTTCCGACTTTTTTGGTGTCAACGACCTCATGCCCATCGTTGGTGAGGCTCTTCGGCACGTTCTCGATCGGTTCACCATCGTCAATGGTAATCTCAAGAAGTTGACCGAGGTCCATTGTTTCCAAGCGGACTTTTGCTTGGACATAATTGAATGGGCAGGCAACACCCTTGAGATCGAGGCTATCCACGATTTCCTCAACGGGTTTCTTCTCCTTGACAACCCTTGGCTTCCGTGCCGGTCGCGAGCGACGTGTTTTGCGACGACTCTCTTCCTCTTCTTCCTGCTTGATACGCATACGATTATACACGTTATGCGATTCTTCTACGAAGAGGGTGGCTTCTTCTACACGGCGATGCGCCAATTCGTGGTCGAAAGTAGAACTATCTTCTTCCGTAGCCTTAAACAGATGTGCTCCGAATCCTGCGAAGAAGTTACCCGGATCAAAGAAATGGGTGCGGAATTCGTTGACGGTGGTCGCGTCGTCAACATACTGCAAACCTACCGTTGTCAGAAGTCCGTCTGTGGCTCTGATCATTGCATCAAAAGCCAGTCCCGCGGAATCCTCATATTCACCCTTTTCCAAGTTCAAACCGGATTCATAGATAAGCCGATCTGCTTCTTCTAACTTCATAGAAACAAGTGCGATCACCTCTCCAGCACACTCACCGACACCGGTTTTGAGTTGATAGTCTTTCGTGTCACCTGTGTCAATATAGAATTCAGGTGCTTCCTCGTACGGGGGAATCTGATCGTACTTGGACAAGATCGTTTTGATCTCCACTTTACCGAGCCGTCCGACGTAATTGGTGAAGGTTTCGTCATCTTGCTTTTCATCGACATATTTTCCAGTCAATTCTTCAATGAACTCTGGAATATATTTGCCGTGGATTTTTCCCGTTGCAAGTCCGTAAGAACTGGCGTTTTCAATCATGTGTCCACCGAGTAGCACCAGGTAGACAGGCGCGATATGCCCTCCCACTCGTTTTGAAGAGCCAAAGAAGCCAATATTTGCGATGTGATGCTGTCCGCATGAGTTGGGGCAACCGCTAATTTTAATCCGAAAGTCCTTGATTTCATTCTGCACACCGGATTCAATGAAATGGCTTCGCAGATGCGCTGCCAACCCCCGTGAAGAAGAAACACCGAGTTTGCAAGAATCAGTGCCGGGGCAAGCGGTAATATCAACCATAGATTCTGCACCCGGATCGCCGAGACCGATTTCTTTCAATTCGCGATAGAGTGCGGGTAGATCCGTCATCGTCACCCAACGGAGAACGATGTTCTGCTCGACTGTGGCGCGGATGGTGTCTTTCACGTATTTCCGCGAAATATCTGCCAAAGCACGCGTCTGATCTGCGGTAATATCCCCAAGCGGTAGCGTAATCGTTACAAAAGCGTAGCCGGGTTGACTCTGTAACTGTACATTAGATTGATACCATTCTTCAAACCCTTCAGGTTTCGTGGTGCCATTGAGCTGCGTCGGTGCCTTGAGCGGACTCTCATCGTAGGCATCTAAATTATCCAAATATGCTGTCCATTCGGGGTCATGCCGTAGGGTTTCCCGATCTTCAAGCACCTGTTTGCGAAATTCTTCAATGCCGTATTTGGCGATAACAAACTTCAGACGTGCCTTATTCCGATTTCTGCGTTCCCCTAAACGGGTGAAGACTCTGCAAATTGATTGTGAAATTGGGAGGAGTTCCTCTGCCGGGACGAAATCGTCAAAGATTTTTGCCTGATGCGGGACCGCACCGAGACCGCCGCCAACATAGAGTTTGAAACCGCGTTTGACTTCCCCGTCTACCTCTTTGACCGCAGCAACCGCCCCGATGTCGTGCATATTTGCTAAGCCGCACGCGTGTTCTTCACATCCGGAAAATGCGATTTTGAACTTACGACCAAAGTTCTCCGCATCCGGGTGTCCCAAAAGAAACGCTGACAAAGCCTTCGAGTAGGGTGTTACATCAAACGTTTCATCATGGCATACACCACTGAGAGGGCATGCTGTGACGTTTCGCACGACATTGCCACACGCTTCTTTTGTTGTGATGTCAACGCTTGCGAGACGACGCATCAACTCAGCGGTGGTATTGATGTCTACGTAATGATATTGTACATCTTGACGCGTCGTAATGTGAATGATGTTATCCGAAAATTCTTCGGCAACATCTGCGAGCATTTCGAGCTGTGCCGCTGTAAGCCCTCCGAAGGGGATCTTGACACGGATCATCTGCGACCGGTCATCGCGCTGCCCATAAACGCCGCGCCGAAGTCTAAATTCAGTAAAGGTTGCCTCTTCCACTTGACCGGCTTGGAACCGATCGAGTTGAATCTCATAAATTTCAATTTCGCGGGCAACATCCGGCGGGATTGCCGAGGCATCGTAAGCTCCCGCGTATTCAATAGCCATCCTGTACTCCTTATACTAACCTCAAGTTCATAGTCTGCATTACATTAATTGATGTCCGCTGTTTTCTATTTAGGGAAGCTTGCAAGCCGATATTGCATAGCATCTCCGAGTAGAAACCCTTTAAATAGTACAGTATACTGTAAAACGGAATAAAAATCAAGTCTAATTTTTTAATGCAGAGTGGGCATCCCGTGTAGATGCCCACATCTTGGAAACAGTGGGATTGGTAAAGAGATGAAAGAAGCACAATCCCTTCTTGTCCATTTGAACAACAGCAAAGCGCGAAATTGCCAGCAAACATCGAAAATTGCTAATTACCGCAATCTTTAGGTTTGGAAGCAAATTAATCGGCTTTAATGGTAGCCCAGGTCGTTGTGAGTTTCCCTAAAGGTTCAATATCAGTTGTTGCGCCTAATCCTTCAGTCATGAATGTTTCAATATCATCACCGGTCAACGCCGTATTGAAGATGGCAACATCGTCAATTGTCGCACTGAGAAACTCGCCCCACTGACCGTGCTGTCCAGTGGCTAAATAGATACCTATTAAAAGGGGTTTGTCAGTTAGCGGGTTCCTTCCTATGTTTGCTCCGGTTACACCAGACCCAATCTCATCAGCGTCCAGATATACAGCAAACGCTTCACCATCCCAAGTAACAGCAACATGATGCCAGTCTGTATCTGGTTCCCAATTGGCATCTACATAATGAAGGGTAGCCGCCGGGTCATGCGTGTGATGTCGGATTATATTCCCATCCCACCAAAATCCAGGAGCCCAATCATCTTTGGTCACAACACCCATGCCACCAGTAGGAGCCGCACCTAATTTAAACCAAAGGGCAATCGTGTGCCCGCCGCCAACGTTTAAAGAATTATCGTGCGCAATTTCGAGGTAATCATCCGAGCCGTCGAGACTCAAACCCTTGCCAAACATGCCATCAACCCATGTTGCCCCACCGTGGATTGTGGCGTTATTGCCCCTTCCAGAGTAATCTTCAACGACATCACCGCTCCCCTCATTAAAGAGCCACATCCCGACGCAAGTTTCAAGGTCAATTTCAGCAGAACTGATACCTACAAACATCAGACTCATAACCGTGAAACTAACACATAATAACCTTGCAACCGTAACTTTCATTTTTTATTTTCTCCTTTATCATTCTCAAAGTGATATTCAGTGAATTATCAACTGGCTATAGTTTACAATATACGTAAAAACATCAAAATCGCTACAACAGACTTAAAACTAAATGTCTCTCTCTGGCGCGTCCCCCCAATCCGGAATTGGGAGCAATTCGCCATCTCGTAACGCCGATTCATGTGCGACGAATCCGGGTGCACAGTACCGAACGGCTTCCCAAACATTGACGCGCGGTAATCGTTGACGATTGACAGAATCCACAAACTCATGCACGAGATAGGCATGAGAACCGCCATGTCCGCCGAGATCTGCCGCGAGTGCCTCAGGTAAGTGTTCGTGCGTTTGCGAAGGCTGGACAATCTCCCTTTCATTTTTACCTGCCCAAACACACCCCGCAAGGCTCTGCTCGTAACTCCCTTCTGTGCCATATATCCCGCTGACCCGTTCAGATCCGGGGTGTCCAATCCGTCGGAATTCACAGATTTGCATTGTCGCCCCATTGCTCATTGTGAAAAGCCCGACTTCATTGGAGAACGGGTTTTTGTGAATAGTATCTTCCCGAAACCAGTCGTCATTTGGATAGATATATCCTTGTGCGGAAACCGATGTTGCATGCGCCTTCATTACAGAAATAGGAAAACAGGTTGAATGCGTTGGATAGTACATCGGAATACCGCCACTCTTGTCGCGACCCCACTGTGTACCCCACCGATTTTTCGCCACATCGTAAAGTCCATGGTCCATATCGTGAAAATACTCGGCACGACAATGGACAAATTCTCCGAACGCGCCCTCCGCTGCTTTCTGGCGACAGAAGGCAGTTTCCGGACGGAAATAACTCGTCTCACCGTTCATATAGATCATCCCGGTCCGTTCAACCGTCCTGACGAGCTGCTCGCATTCATCCAGTGATGCAGCGGCAGGGACAGCCGTATAAACGTGCTTTCCCGCTTCCATCGCTTGAATTGCCTGCGGTGCGTGCATCCAGTGCTGGGTGATAATCACGAGGGCATCTAAATCCGATTTGCAGATATCATCAAGACTTGTGTAGGTCTCAGAAATCTCAAATTGCTCTGCCCATTTTGTGAGGCGGTCTTCGCGTAAATCACACAACGCAAGCCGATGTACATCCGGATGTGCCTTATACGATTGGATAAACGAGGGTCCGAACATCCCTAAGCCTACCATCCCGACACTGATACTCATCCGTCTTTTTCTCCTTCGTGCTTATAAGGATTAAGGTGCGCAAGTTCTGTTATGGGAAAATAGCATGTATTCGGAATCCTGTCAAGTAATTTTTCAAGATATTTGTTGACAAAACCCCGAACAGTCTTATAATAATATAGAAAATCGCTGTAGGGTGTTACGAGCAAGCGCAAATTTCAACTGCGAGTCTTCCCTATAGGCGAAATCAAACTTCATCTATTGGAAGGAAGAATAAAATGGCATTAAAAGTTGGCGTTGTCGGCATGAGTGGCATTGGGAATAATCACGCAAATTGCCATGCGAATGACGACTTAGCGGAACTGGTTGCGGTGTGCGATATTGTGAAAGAGCGTGCGGACAGCGCGGCGGAACGTCTTGGTGTAAAGGCATATTATAGCGTCGCTGATATGATCGACGGCGAACCCGATCTGGACATCGTTGATGTCGGTACTGGCGGGAATGAGAACGGAAGTTGGCACTATGAACCGACGATGGAAGCTCTCGATAACGGGAAGCACGTGCTCGTCGAGAAACCGATTTCTAACGACATCGGGCAAGCACGGGAGATGGTAGCAAAAGCCACGGAAGAAGATCTCTATCTCGGCTGTAATCTGAACCACTATTTCACACCGCCCGCGGAGCAAGCGAAGAAATATATCGACGAGGGACATATCGGGGAGCAGGTTTATTGTCTTCACAAAATGGGGTTTGCTGGCGGTGAATTTAACTACAGCTACTCAAAAGCTCCACGTTCTGATGGGTTTCCCTACTTCCATGTGAAAGCCTTCCTGGCACACCCGTTCAGTGTAATGCGCCATTTCTGCGGTGATGTGACGCACGTTCAAGCCTTTATGAACCGTCCTCATTTTAGACGCGGTGCTGGAGATGTGATGGTCTCCATTAACAGTATACACCTTCGTTTTGAGAACGGGTGTATCGGTTACCTGTTGAGCCAACGTGGTGATGCTACGTTCGGTCTCGGTGGTTGGTGGAGCGTCGAACTTGCAGGTACACGTGGTACCTTCTGCATTGAAAACTGTATCGAGAAGGTCACCTATTGGTCTTCCCCGGGTGCCCCTGATTTCTCTGGTGAGCCTATTGTTACCGAGTCCGGCATCAGTGACTTCGGTCAAACCTTCCCACTGAGAATTCATGCGTTTTTAGAAGACATCACGAATGGTGTACCGAAAGAGCAGCTGCGTGCCTCCGGTAGAGATGCCCTCGCCACGCTTGAATACACTTGGGCAGCGATGGAGTCTTATGAACAGGGTGGTATCGTAGTCCGTCCGCATCCACTTCCGCCGTTAAAAGGGTAATTGCAGAGAAAGCAACGCAATATCCATCCCTACAAAAGGAGAATTACATTTGAAATTAGGAGCAAATTCGGTGCTGTTCGGCGGTTACGACATGGAAACCGCCTTCAAGCACATCGCTATGGCTGGTTACGATGGCATTGAACTCTCAGCGATTGACGGGATGAGCCAACACCTCGTCCTTGCAAACTGGCAAGAACTCGCTAACGACATTAAGGGTTTCGCAAAAACGTACGAAGTGGAGTTGTTAGCAATGGAGCAGCCCTC
It includes:
- a CDS encoding Gfo/Idh/MocA family oxidoreductase, producing the protein MSISVGMVGLGMFGPSFIQSYKAHPDVHRLALCDLREDRLTKWAEQFEISETYTSLDDICKSDLDALVIITQHWMHAPQAIQAMEAGKHVYTAVPAAASLDECEQLVRTVERTGMIYMNGETSYFRPETAFCRQKAAEGAFGEFVHCRAEYFHDMDHGLYDVAKNRWGTQWGRDKSGGIPMYYPTHSTCFPISVMKAHATSVSAQGYIYPNDDWFREDTIHKNPFSNEVGLFTMSNGATMQICEFRRIGHPGSERVSGIYGTEGSYEQSLAGCVWAGKNEREIVQPSQTHEHLPEALAADLGGHGGSHAYLVHEFVDSVNRQRLPRVNVWEAVRYCAPGFVAHESALRDGELLPIPDWGDAPERDI
- a CDS encoding LamG domain-containing protein, encoding MKVTVARLLCVSFTVMSLMFVGISSAEIDLETCVGMWLFNEGSGDVVEDYSGRGNNATIHGGATWVDGMFGKGLSLDGSDDYLEIAHDNSLNVGGGHTIALWFKLGAAPTGGMGVVTKDDWAPGFWWDGNIIRHHTHDPAATLHYVDANWEPDTDWHHVAVTWDGEAFAVYLDADEIGSGVTGANIGRNPLTDKPLLIGIYLATGQHGQWGEFLSATIDDVAIFNTALTGDDIETFMTEGLGATTDIEPLGKLTTTWATIKAD
- a CDS encoding sulfurtransferase TusA family protein yields the protein MAIEYAGAYDASAIPPDVAREIEIYEIQLDRFQAGQVEEATFTEFRLRRGVYGQRDDRSQMIRVKIPFGGLTAAQLEMLADVAEEFSDNIIHITTRQDVQYHYVDINTTAELMRRLASVDITTKEACGNVVRNVTACPLSGVCHDETFDVTPYSKALSAFLLGHPDAENFGRKFKIAFSGCEEHACGLANMHDIGAVAAVKEVDGEVKRGFKLYVGGGLGAVPHQAKIFDDFVPAEELLPISQSICRVFTRLGERRNRNKARLKFVIAKYGIEEFRKQVLEDRETLRHDPEWTAYLDNLDAYDESPLKAPTQLNGTTKPEGFEEWYQSNVQLQSQPGYAFVTITLPLGDITADQTRALADISRKYVKDTIRATVEQNIVLRWVTMTDLPALYRELKEIGLGDPGAESMVDITACPGTDSCKLGVSSSRGLAAHLRSHFIESGVQNEIKDFRIKISGCPNSCGQHHIANIGFFGSSKRVGGHIAPVYLVLLGGHMIENASSYGLATGKIHGKYIPEFIEELTGKYVDEKQDDETFTNYVGRLGKVEIKTILSKYDQIPPYEEAPEFYIDTGDTKDYQLKTGVGECAGEVIALVSMKLEEADRLIYESGLNLEKGEYEDSAGLAFDAMIRATDGLLTTVGLQYVDDATTVNEFRTHFFDPGNFFAGFGAHLFKATEEDSSTFDHELAHRRVEEATLFVEESHNVYNRMRIKQEEEEESRRKTRRSRPARKPRVVKEKKPVEEIVDSLDLKGVACPFNYVQAKVRLETMDLGQLLEITIDDGEPIENVPKSLTNDGHEVVDTKKVGKHYRLTIRKGE
- a CDS encoding Gfo/Idh/MocA family oxidoreductase, translating into MALKVGVVGMSGIGNNHANCHANDDLAELVAVCDIVKERADSAAERLGVKAYYSVADMIDGEPDLDIVDVGTGGNENGSWHYEPTMEALDNGKHVLVEKPISNDIGQAREMVAKATEEDLYLGCNLNHYFTPPAEQAKKYIDEGHIGEQVYCLHKMGFAGGEFNYSYSKAPRSDGFPYFHVKAFLAHPFSVMRHFCGDVTHVQAFMNRPHFRRGAGDVMVSINSIHLRFENGCIGYLLSQRGDATFGLGGWWSVELAGTRGTFCIENCIEKVTYWSSPGAPDFSGEPIVTESGISDFGQTFPLRIHAFLEDITNGVPKEQLRASGRDALATLEYTWAAMESYEQGGIVVRPHPLPPLKG
- a CDS encoding type II toxin-antitoxin system RelE/ParE family toxin, translating into MPDAHPREIQIYRTPNGQQPFTEWLESIRDVNTQDRIRARANRLKFGNFGDYKSVGDGVCELRLNFGPGYRIYFGMGGSMIVLLLCGGDKSSQARDIERAKTYWLQYKESH
- a CDS encoding PIN domain-containing protein, with translation MQTLLQNCKIYLDTCCLNRLFNDQTQARIHQETEAVKIILARFFTTQWQWLISTALVNEISKTPNKTLRAEMEVLLDLADQNVTVGIAEIARGTQLESLGFKWLDALHIACAERGRADILLTTDDRMLRRAKRFRLQLRVRVENPYTWLEEINKHEHTKAAGR
- the moeB gene encoding molybdopterin-synthase adenylyltransferase MoeB, yielding MFNFTNEQIERYSRHIILKEVGGMGQTRLLESKVLLIGAGGLGSPVGVYLAAAGVGTIGIIDDDVVDLSNLQRQILHGTSDIGIPKTKSAEATIAEMNPDVKVVPYNERITSENAFQILEQYDLIVDGCDNIPTRYLLNDASAMLGKPVVHGSIFQFEGRVTVLYPGKGPCYRCIYPDPPPPGMVPTCQEAGVFGVLPGIIGTIQAVEAIKVLLDIGDPLIGSLLLFDALSMDFKRLKLRQDSSCPMCGENPTIHELIDYEEFCQVQW